The sequence below is a genomic window from Sinorhizobium terangae.
GGACTTCAGACGACGTTCCACTATGCCGTCTCGCACGACTCTCCCGAAAACAAGGCGTTCGTCGAGGCCGCCGGCAAGGCGATCGGCAATCCCGCTGAACTTTCCTTCCCTGCCGTAGGCGCCTACGACGGCATGCATGTCATTTACAAGATGATCGAGGCGACCGGCGGCGAGCAGGACGCGCAAAAGGCGGTCGATGCGGTCAAGGGGCTTTCGTGGACGAGCCCACGCGGGCCTGTTTCGATCGACCCGGAATCGCGCCACATCACCCAGAACATCTATCTGCGCGAGGTCGCCAAGGCCGAGGACGGATCCTACTACAACAAGGAGATCCAGACTTTCGAGAAGCAGGCCGATCCCGGCCTTGCGGCGCTGAAATAGCAACGGCCAGCGACTTGGATGCGGGGCGGCGGCTCGACCCCGCATCATCGGGAAACGGGATGGGCACATGCAAACCGTCTTCAGCATAGCGGTCGACGCGCTCGCTTACGGCATGGTGCTGTTCGTGATCTCGATCGGTCTTTCCGTCACTATGGGGCTCATGCGGGTGGTCAATCTCGCTCATGGCGCCTTCGCAATGATCGGCGGCTACATCGCCTCCTATGTGGCACGCGACATGGGGCTCGGCTATGGGATCGCCCTGATGATCGCGGTCTTTGGCACGATCCTCATCGCCATCCCGATCGAGCGGCTGCTTTATCGCCGTATCTACGGGGCACCGGAATTGACGCAGGTCTTGATGACGATCGGGATCACCTTCTGCATCATCGGCATCGCCAACTATGTCTTTGGCCCGACGCTGAAGACGATCCCCTTGCCGACGGAGCTCCGGGGGTCCGTCGATCTCGGCTTCCGCTCGATCGCCACCCACCGCCTGTTCGCGATCCTTTGCGGGCTCGCCGTCGCAGCCGCCCTCTGGTACGCGATCGAAAAAACCGCTTTCGGCGTGAAGCTCAGGGCGGCCGTCGACAACGCGGCGATGGCGGCAGCCCTCGGGGTGCGTACCAAAATCGTCTACGCGGTGAGCTTTGCTGTTGCCGTCGGTCTCGCTGCCCTGGGCGGTGTGGTGGGCGCCGAACTGCTCCCCGTCGAACCCTACTACGCGCTGCGCTACATGGTGACCTTCCTGGTCGTCGTTTCCGTCGGCGGCGCGGGCTCGATACCGGGCGCCCTTGTTGCATGCCTTCTGCTGGGCGGCATCGATACGGCGGGCCGCTACCTCGTGCCGGAATTCGGCGAGTTCTTCTTCTATCTCGCCGTCATCGCAATTGTCTGCGTCTTCCCGCGCGGCCTTGCCGGGAGGGCGAGATCGTGACCATGGCGACGATGGACGACGCACTGGCAGCTGCACGCGGCAACCGGCGAAAACTCGGCCGCGACCTCGCCGGCCTTGCCGTGATCCTCGCACTCGCCATCGTCGGCTACCTTTTGTTTCCAAACAATCTGGCGCTGCTGACGCGCATGACGGCGATCGCGCTCCTGGTGCTATCCCTCGACCTCGTGACGGGCTATTGCGGGGTGGCGACGCTCGGCCATGCGGCCCTGTTCGGAACCGGCGCCTATGCGGCCGGCATCGCCGCCGTCCATTTCGGCATCACGGATCCGCTGCTCATGCTCGCCTGCGGCATTCTCGGCGGCATTGTTGCGGGGCTTCTTTGCGGCGTGGTGATCCTGAGGGCCCACGGTCTCCCGCAGCTCGTATTGTCGATCGCGCTCATCCATCTGTTTCACGAGTTCGCCAACAAGGCCTCGGCCTGGACGGGCGGCAGCGATGGGCTCGCTGGCATCGCGCCCGATCCGCTGCTCGGGCTTTTCGCGTTCGACCTTTGGGGCCGCACGGCTTACGTCTTCGGCATCGTCCTGCTTGCGGTCGTGTTCACGCTCTTGCGCCTTGTCGTGCGCTCGCCCTTCGGCATGCTCTGCCGCGGCATCAAGGAGGATCAAGTCCGCGTTCGTGCGATGGGCGCTTCGCCGAAGGTCACCTTGGTCAAGATGTACATGATTTCCGGTGCGGTGGCCGGGGCCGGCGGTGCGCTCAACGCCATCTCGACGCAGGTGGTCGGCCTCGACAGCCTCTCCTTCACGCTCTCAGCCGAGAGCCTGGTCATGCTGGTGCTCGGCGGCACGGGTTCGCTCTTTGGCGCACTTACCGGCACGATCGTGTTCATGTTCTTCGAGGATATCGTTTCGGCGGCCAATCCCTTCCATTGGCTGACGATGGTCGGTGCTCTGCTGATCGCCGTCGTGCTCTTTGCGCCCAAAGGTCTCTACGGCACGATCGCCGCCGTGGCGATCCGTTGGAGGGAGGCGCGCCGATGAGTGCCATCTTCGAGGTTCGGAATCTGAAGCGATCGTTCGGCGGCCTCGCCGTCACCAACGATGTCAGCCTTGCCATGGCGCCGGGCGATCGTGTGGCATTGATCGGCCCGAACGGCGCGGGAAAGACGACCTTCGTCAACCTGGTCACCGGGAACCTGAAGCCCGATTCCGGCGAGGTCCGGATCGGCGGCGAAGATATCACCCGAGTGGATGCCATCGGACGCGTTCGGAGGGGTCTCGTGCGATCGTTCCAGGTCACGCGTCTCTTCCAGGACATGACTCCGGCGGAACACGTGGCGCTTGCAGTCCTGCAGCGCGACGGCCGGGCAGGGCGTTTTTTCGGGAATTACCTCGCAATGCCCGAGGTCATGACGGAAGTCGACGATCTTATCGGCAAGCTCGGGCTGCGCGACCAGATGCACCGGCATGTCAGCGAGATCGCCTATGGCCAGCAGCGGCTTTTGGAGATCGCCGTGGCACTGGCGCTAAGACCGCGGGTGCTGCTCCTCGACGAACCGGCCGCCGGCGTGCCGCAAAGCGACACGGGCCGTATCGAACAGGCGCTGGCCGACCTTCCGGCCGACCTTGCCGTACTGATGATCGAGCATGACATGGACCTTGTTTTCCGCTTCGCCAAGCGGGTGATCGTGCTGGCCAACGGCACGATCATCTTCGACGGTTCGCCGTCGGGCGTGACCAAGGATCCGCGGGTACGCGAAGCCTATCTCGGGAGTTATGCCAATGCCGGCCACGCCGCTTGAGGTCGAGAACCTTTCCGCGGGCTACGGACCGACGCGGGTGCTTGAAGGCATTTCTTTTTTGGTGCCGGCCGGCGCGCGTCTCGCCGTACTCGGGCGCAACGGCATGGGGAAGACGACGCTGCTTGCGACGCTCGCCGGCCAGACGCGGCGCTACGAAGGGCGCATCCGCATCGGCGAAACCGATGTCACGGCGCTGCCGAGCGCGTCGCGGGCTCTGAGTGGTCTCGGCTTCGTGCCGCAGGCGCGCTGCGTCTTTCCAACCCTGACCGTCGAGGAAAACCTCTTCGTTGGGCTCAAGGGCCGACCGAAGAGTGCACTCCAGGAAGCCTATGACATGTTTCCGCGCCTCCATGAGCGGCGCAGGAATCTCGGCTCGCAACTCTCCGGCGGAGAGCAACAGATGCTGTCGACCGCGCGCTCGATCCTCGGACGGCCATCAGTGTTGCTGCTGGATGAGCCGCTCGAAGGCCTGGCACCGGTCATCTGCGAAGAGCTCATGAAGGTCTTTGCCGAGCTTGCCAGAACCGGCGACATGACGATAGTGCTCGTCGAACAGCGCATACAGAGTGCGCTGGATTTCGCCGACCATGTCATCGTGCTGGAGCGGGGACGGATCGCCTGGACCGGGACGCCGGTGGAGCTTTCGCAGGATCATGTGACCGTCGAACGGCTGCTGGGTGTGGGTAGTCTGCATTAGATCACGGTGATTCTGGGTCGGCCCAAGATCATGAACGTGATCGATTCTAAGAAGTTTAAGCGGGATGCTCTAACAGAACGAGGCCTTCGGGTGACGGCGCCAGAGACTCGGCAGCGTTTGCCCGACACTCGTTGTTGACTATAGTTCCCCCACCACCATTCTTTTCCCGTTGGTATTCAATGTCCTTTGACGAACGAAAAAAGAGCCGCGTTACGCTTCTCGATGTCGCGCGACATGCAAACGTCTCCCGCGCGACCGCGTCCCTAGTTCTTCGCAAGAGCCCGCTGGTCGGCAGCGAGACGCGCAGCCGCGTCGAGCAGGCAATGCGAGATCTCGGCTACGTTTACAATATCGGCGCGGCCCGCCTGCGCGTCGAACGCAGCCAGATCATCGGCGCCATCGTCCCAAATCTCACCAATCCCTTCTTTGCGGAGCTTCTGTCGGGTATCGAGGAGGTCATCGGGGAGACCGGCAAGGTGGTTCTCCTCGCCAACAGCGGGGACAAGGTCGAGCGGCAGGCAACGCTCCTCCAACGGATGCGGGAACACGGTGTGGACGGGGTCATTCTCTGCCCCGCCGCAGACACGCCGCCAGCCCTGTCCGAAGAGATAGCGGATTGGGGCATGCCGGTCGTGCAGGTGTTGCGCCATATCTCCTTCGACATGGACTATGTCGGAGCCGATTATGCCGCCGGGATGCGCCAGGCGGTGGACTATCTCGCTTCGCTCGGCCATGAGAAGATCGCCTTTGCCGCCCATGGCCCGGTCCAATCGGCCTATCAGGAGCGCGTCGATGGATTCCGCGAGGCCATGCTGTCAAAGGCGCTCGATCCCGGAATCCTGATCCACTTTCCGGCGCAGCTCGGAGAAATCGCCAGCGCAACGCATCTTCTGTTCGATCAGGCGACGCGGCCCACAGCGGTGATCTGCTTCAATCATCTTGTTGCTCTCGGGCTCTCCGCAGGACTTCACGACTGCGGTTTGACGATCGGTCGCGATCTCTCCCTGATCGGCTTCGACGATGTGGCGGATGAAGAAGCCATCCGGCCAAAACTCACGTCGGTCTCGACCGGGCCGGTGACGATCGGCGAGATGGCCGCGCGGCTTCTCCTCGAACGTATCGCCAATCCCGACTTGCCGCCGCGCCGCGTGGTAAACGACACCGCCCTGCACGTTCG
It includes:
- a CDS encoding LacI family DNA-binding transcriptional regulator: MSFDERKKSRVTLLDVARHANVSRATASLVLRKSPLVGSETRSRVEQAMRDLGYVYNIGAARLRVERSQIIGAIVPNLTNPFFAELLSGIEEVIGETGKVVLLANSGDKVERQATLLQRMREHGVDGVILCPAADTPPALSEEIADWGMPVVQVLRHISFDMDYVGADYAAGMRQAVDYLASLGHEKIAFAAHGPVQSAYQERVDGFREAMLSKALDPGILIHFPAQLGEIASATHLLFDQATRPTAVICFNHLVALGLSAGLHDCGLTIGRDLSLIGFDDVADEEAIRPKLTSVSTGPVTIGEMAARLLLERIANPDLPPRRVVNDTALHVRESCGRPM
- a CDS encoding branched-chain amino acid ABC transporter permease; this encodes MATMDDALAAARGNRRKLGRDLAGLAVILALAIVGYLLFPNNLALLTRMTAIALLVLSLDLVTGYCGVATLGHAALFGTGAYAAGIAAVHFGITDPLLMLACGILGGIVAGLLCGVVILRAHGLPQLVLSIALIHLFHEFANKASAWTGGSDGLAGIAPDPLLGLFAFDLWGRTAYVFGIVLLAVVFTLLRLVVRSPFGMLCRGIKEDQVRVRAMGASPKVTLVKMYMISGAVAGAGGALNAISTQVVGLDSLSFTLSAESLVMLVLGGTGSLFGALTGTIVFMFFEDIVSAANPFHWLTMVGALLIAVVLFAPKGLYGTIAAVAIRWREARR
- a CDS encoding branched-chain amino acid ABC transporter permease gives rise to the protein MQTVFSIAVDALAYGMVLFVISIGLSVTMGLMRVVNLAHGAFAMIGGYIASYVARDMGLGYGIALMIAVFGTILIAIPIERLLYRRIYGAPELTQVLMTIGITFCIIGIANYVFGPTLKTIPLPTELRGSVDLGFRSIATHRLFAILCGLAVAAALWYAIEKTAFGVKLRAAVDNAAMAAALGVRTKIVYAVSFAVAVGLAALGGVVGAELLPVEPYYALRYMVTFLVVVSVGGAGSIPGALVACLLLGGIDTAGRYLVPEFGEFFFYLAVIAIVCVFPRGLAGRARS
- a CDS encoding ABC transporter ATP-binding protein, encoding MPATPLEVENLSAGYGPTRVLEGISFLVPAGARLAVLGRNGMGKTTLLATLAGQTRRYEGRIRIGETDVTALPSASRALSGLGFVPQARCVFPTLTVEENLFVGLKGRPKSALQEAYDMFPRLHERRRNLGSQLSGGEQQMLSTARSILGRPSVLLLDEPLEGLAPVICEELMKVFAELARTGDMTIVLVEQRIQSALDFADHVIVLERGRIAWTGTPVELSQDHVTVERLLGVGSLH
- a CDS encoding ABC transporter ATP-binding protein; the encoded protein is MSAIFEVRNLKRSFGGLAVTNDVSLAMAPGDRVALIGPNGAGKTTFVNLVTGNLKPDSGEVRIGGEDITRVDAIGRVRRGLVRSFQVTRLFQDMTPAEHVALAVLQRDGRAGRFFGNYLAMPEVMTEVDDLIGKLGLRDQMHRHVSEIAYGQQRLLEIAVALALRPRVLLLDEPAAGVPQSDTGRIEQALADLPADLAVLMIEHDMDLVFRFAKRVIVLANGTIIFDGSPSGVTKDPRVREAYLGSYANAGHAA